GTCGCGCCCGTTGCGGGAGCTGCCGCCTGCTTTCTTGTGTGCCATCTGGGTAACCCTTCCTTATGCCTTGATTTCGCGAATGGTGATTTCGCTGAAGCTCTGGCGGTGTCCGTAGGTCCGCATGTAGTTTTTGCGGCGTTTCTTTTTGAAGACGCGGATTTTCTTGCGGCGTCCGGCCCCGGTGACTTCGGCGATGACGCGTGCCCCGCTGAGCGCGTCGGGCTCGGCGACGATGCCGTCTTCGTTGACGAGCAGGCAGACGTTATCGAGCTCGACGCTCTCGCCGACGGGGGTGTCCAGCTTTTCCACCCGGAGGCGGTCTCCCTGGGCGACCTTATACTGTTTGCCGCCCGTAACCACTACAGCGTACATGGGTATTCTCCGTTGTTTTTCTCGCTGCCGGCGGCTGCGCCCGCAGATAATCTCACTTAATTCGTCTCACGCGAACGGGCCTGGCCGCGCCGTTCAGGAATCTGAAAACTGCCGCGTGAAGGCCATGGCCGCCGCGCGCAACTCCGCGCTCGCCGAGAGTGACGCCAGGTAGCTCGACTTGGCGTTTCGCGGCGATGGCAGGTTCGTCGTCACGGTTTTGAGCCGCCCGAAGGCGCCTTCCGCGTCCACTTCGTGGCTGTTGCGGGTGGCGTTCGGGTCGGCGATCACGCAAACCTTGGTTTCTTCGGGCCCGATGCCGATGAGGCTGAGCGCTCCCGCGACGTTCACATTTGCGGGAAAGGCCTTGACCGCCTCCAGGGCGTTGCCCTCGAATACGACTTTCGGTTCCGTCAGATTTTCGATGTCGATATTGTTTTCAACGAGGTACGGCGCGCCGGCGAGCCCTTCCGGGGGCTTGCGCGTGGTCAGGGTGACCATGTGCAGGCCGCCTTCCATGGCGGCGCGAATTCCGTCGAGGCCGCAGAGGGCTCCGGACGGTATCCGTACCTGAATTCCGCTTTTCCGGGCCTGTTCGAGGACATCGGGTACGGCCATCAGGCCGCCGACGCTCATGATCAGGCAATCTTTGTGGTGTTTCATGGCGGCTTCGAGCACGGCCTGAACCGCGCCGCCGACCGCGCACTCGATGATGAAGTCGACCTCGGCGGCGAGTTCATCGAGCGAGCAGATTTTTGCGTTCAACTGGAAGGTGCGCAGGAGCACGCCGGCGCGTTCGGGCGCGACATCGTGCAGGGCCGCGATTTCGGCCGGTATCGTCCCTTTGTGGAGGGCGATGCAGATATCCGCGCCAATATTGCCACACCCGACCAAACCAACCTTCATCTTGGCCATGGTGTTCCTCTCGCTATTTCGTCGGCAGCCCGCCTCGACTACCGCGATTGCCGCCGGTTACAAAACGGGGCGGGGAAGGGGGTATGCGGCAGGCTTAACACATAAACCGCGAGATAGTAGCATGTGGCGGAAGGGCAAGTCAATGTTATGGCGATGTTTAGGGGGCCGCGGTTGGAAGGGGGGCTGGTGATTTGGGCGGCTTCGCCGCGTTGGACAGCCGGGACGGCCGTCCTACATTTTTCCGAGCAGATATGGGCGGCTTCGCCGCGTTGGACAGGCGGGACGGCCATTCCGCCTTCGGCGGACTTTGAGCCTGCGTTCTTCCGGGATGGCCGGGTTCCCGAGGGGGTGGATGATGGGGTTGAAAAAGAAACCGGGCGCCCTGGCGGTTGGCCGGGGCGCCCGGTGGTGGTGGCTGGTAAGCGCTAGTTGTTGACCTGGATGAACGCGTTTTCGGTGCGCGTTACGGAGAAGCGGACACCGGTAATGGCGTGGTCGAACTCGACGGTCAGGGAGACGTTGTAGAGTCCCGGGTCGAGGTAGCGGTGGGTCGGGTTTTCATCCGCGCTCACCACGCCGTCGCCGAAGGTCCAGAGGCGGCTGAGGATGGGCTCGCTGTTGCTGTCGTCCGACTGGTCGAAGAACTGGACCTGGCTTCTGACGGGCGCGATCCGCGGCAGGGCGCTGAATGCGGGGGTTGGCGGCACATCGACCGCGATTTCGCGGGTTGTTGTGTCGGAATTGGTTGGTGTGGTCACGGTGAGCGTTACGGTGTAGGTACCGGGATTCTGGTACTGGTGCAGCGGCTGGCGCTGGGTGCTGGAGTTGCCGTCACCGAAATTCCAGGCGTAGGAGAGGAGCGCCGGGTCCGTTTCGGTGCCGGGCACGGTCTCGTTCAGGAACTGGAGCTGGTCGGTGGTGAGCGCGCCGTCTTCGAGCACGTTTTCGCGGGGTTCATCCTCGTTGGTCTGGACGCTGAAGCCCGCGACGGGCGGATTGAAGACGACGGTCACGGCCTGGGAGGTGGAAACTTCCCGGGCGGGGGTGATTGCGGTGAGGGTCACGGTGAACGTTCCGGCCGTTGTGAAGCGGTGGGTGGGGTTCTGGGCCGTGCTGGTGTTGTTCGGGCTGTTTGGATCGCCGAAGTTCCAGAGATAGCTGGAGATCGGTTCGCTGCCCTGCAGGGTCATGTTGTTGAACTGTACGACATCGGGCGCGGCCGGATTCGGCACGTTGAAGGTGAAGGCCGGGGCCGGTCCCTGCACGACATTGATGTACGCGGTTTTCACGATGGTATCGGCGTTGTTGGACGGGGCGGTTGTGCGGACCGTCAGCGTCACGGTGTAGAAGCCGGGCGCGTTGTAGGTGTGTACGGGGTTGCGGCTGTTGCTCATATTGGCGGCGCCGCTGTCCGGATCGCCGAAGTTCCACAGCCACTGGTTGATCGGGATGGATTGTGGCGCGATGGATTGGTCGGTGAACTGGACCGGTTCGCCCACGTTCGGGTCGAGGCGGGATGCGCTGAATTCGGCCCGCGGTGGCATGAAGGAGACGTTTATGGTCTCGGTTGCGGTATCGGAACCGTGGGCGGTGACGACGGTGAGCCGTACAACCAGCTGGCCGGCGATATTGTAGGAATGGGAGGGGTTTTCCTCGGTGCTGCCGGCGCTCGAATCACCGAATTCCCAGATATACCCGGTAATGGGCGCGGATCCCGGCTCGGAGGTGTTGGTGAAGTTGACGGTTTCGAAGACGAACGGCGTACGGTCGCTGATTTCGAAGGATGCGGTGGGTGGCACGGTCACCACGGTGACAGTTTGGGTGTGCGTGTCGCTACCGTGGGCGGTGACGACATAGAGTGAGACTTCGTAATTGCCGCCGGTCTCGTAGGTGTGCGCGGGATTCTGCTGGCGGCTGGTGGCGCCATCGCCGAAGTCCCAGAACCATTGGAGGATTGGCGAGGAGCCGGGATCGGAGACATCGGAGAATCGCGCTTGCTGCAGGGCAATCGGGCGCGAGGGGTTGACGGCGATCCGGGCTTCCGGAGCCACTTTGCGCTGGACCACGATGAGGTTTGGCTTGGTGACGGTCTGGGAGGAATTGGCGGTATGCACGGTCAGGGAGACGGTGTAGATGCCGGCGGTCCGGTACTGGTGTATCGGGCGAAGGTCCTCGCTGGTCCGCCCGTCGCCGAAGTCCCAGACCACCCGTGTGATGGGCTCGGCGCCCGGTACGGAGAGGTTGGTGAAGGTGACGGTTTCGCCCTCGATGATGTTGGTTCTTGAGGCTTCAAAGTTTGTGGTCGGGGCGGGATTCCCGACGGTGATCCACGCCGCTTTCCGGGTGGTTTCCTCGGCGTTTGCGGTGGTCACGGTGAGGCTGACGCTGTAGAGGCCGGGTGTCGCGTAGACGTGTACGGGGTCGGTGGCGGTGCTGGTGTTTCCGTCGCCGAAGTCCCACAGGCGGGCGACGACATCACCGGCGGACTCGGTTTTCTCGCTGGCGTCGCGGAAGTTGACGGCCTGGCCGACATCGGGGCGCCGGTTGCTCGCGGTGAAATCAACCTGGAGCAGGTCCTCGGCGTATACGGTGAGCTTCTGGTCGGCGGCGCCTCCGGTGCGGATGATGATTTCGCCGCGGTTCACGCCGAGGAGCATGAGATTCCTGTCGACGCGGACGGGGACGAAAAGCCGGTTTACCGGCCCGAAACCCACGCAGTTGTCGCGGTTCTCGGTGCACAACTCCGGGATAATCCAGGGTTGGCTACTGGAGACGACGACGGGTTCCGCGGGCGAATTGGTGAGATTCCGGTGGACCTGGAATGTCAGCGCGTCCTCATCCGTCCCGAAATCGAGCACATTCGGCGTTAGAATCAGGGCGAGCCCGTTGTCTCCCTTCCACGGGCATCCGGCCAGCATGGCCGCTAGACAAACCACTAACGCTACGCGAGTTACACTACCCCGATCAGCAAACATGCAAAAGACTCCTTGCTTCCGCTATTCTATCGATAACGGATCCCTCTGGTCCCGTCAGGCATTACGGCTCATGTTGGCATCATGCCATTTTCACAGTTCCGTGTCAACAGTATATTCGATCCGGCCGATCGCCCAGATTGCCCGGTAGCTCCTCCATCATAGAGAAACGGCGCGGCGGATTGCACGTTTTCGCAACCGGGCTGGTATACTCTACGCAGCCTGGACGTTTCTGTTACCTCCACCCCCTGTAACAGGCCCGCCACATTCCAAGTGGATCAGCGGCTCGTGGACGGGCCCCTTTCTCCAATTTCCGCAGCCGCCACGGGCTCCCGGGAGTTGTTTTCCGGGTTCCGGCGGGTACGCGCCCGCGGCGTGAGACCGCGAGAAGGGGCTCCATCGTATGATTCAGAACGATCCGGGCCACTGGCGGCCATCCCCGCCGGTCATTTATTGCGGCGGGATCCGCGCAAGTTGTTTTTGGCGCGGCCGGGGCCACCTGGCGCCCGGCCCGAGACGTATAGTGAAAGGATACCGATTTCCAATGCACAAGGGACGTTATTGCCTGTGCGCCGCGGTTTTGATGTTGGCGGGGGCGGGGTGCAACCGTTCGGACGGGGGCAAAGTGAACGCCACTCAGGCGGCCGGCCCGGTGCGGACCGCATCGCTGGTGGAGGCATCGCACCCGGAGCGCCGGGACATATCCTCGTACCTCGAGGAGACCGGCATTGTGACGGCGGAGAGCCAGGTTGAGGTGCTGGCGAAGGGGACGGGGCATTGTCTGTTGGTGCGGGTGGAGGAGGGCGATCTGGTTTCGGACGGCGACGTGCTCGCGGAGCTCGACAAGGCGGAGATGGAGGCGCAGGTCCGGCAGTCCGAGGTGAATCTGGCGCAGCAGCGGATCGTGTATGAGCGAACGGAGAAGGGCCTTTCGCAGGGGATTTTCAGCCGCGCGGAACGCGACAATGCGCAGGCCAGTTATGAGCAGGCGAAGGCGACGCTGGAAATGCAGCGCGTGCAGCTTTCGTTCCTGACGATCCGCGCGCCAATCAGCGGTGTGGTGACCCGGCGGATGCTTCAGGAGGGGATGCTCGTATCGACGGGCATGCCGGTATTTAATATTGTTGACCCCAATTCCTTCATCCTCCCGATCAATGTGGCGGAGCGGTATATCCCGCGCCTGCGGGTGGGCCAGGAGGCCCGTGTGCGGATAGACTCGGTGGGGGACCGCCGTTTTCTGGCGCGGGTTCGCCGGATCAACCCGGGGGTGGATCCTCAGACGGGCACGGTAAAGGTGGTGCTTGAATTTGAGCGCGCGGATCACCCTTATCTTCGGGAGTCGGCCTTCGCGCGGTACAGCCTGGTGATGGAGACGCACGAAAACGCACTGGTGGTACCGAAGGACGCGATTGTGGAGGAGAATGCGCAGCGCCATGTAATGGTGGTGCGGAAGGCGCAGGCCGAGACGGGGGAAGCCGGGGCGGAGGGCGGTGGCGCATCGGGGCTGGAGGCGTCGCGTATCGCGGTGGAAACGGGGTTGGAGGATGCCTTCTACACAGAGATACTCTCTGGAATCGGCGAGGATGATCTGGTGATTACGCTGGGCCAGCAGACGGTCAAGGATGGTGAGCCGATCCGCGCGGGCAACCTGGAGGAGACGCTCGAATCCCGGGGCGCGCTCCCTGCGGGCGCGCTGCTGGACCAGGCCCGCGAGGATCGGCGTCAGATTGACGCGGCGGATTCCGGGGGTTCCCGGGCGGAAACGGACGCGCCGGACTCCTGATCGGCCGGGTGAAGGGTGCAACCGCATGACTCCGCGCCCGGAGCGGGCCGGGGAAACAGGATCGCCATGAGTGAACAAACGACGACGCCGGCGCAATACCGGCTTGCCATCCGGCGCCCGGTAACGACGGCGATGCTGTTCTTGACGCTGATTGTGTTCGGCGTCCGGTCTTACCAGCAGCTCCCGATCAACCTGATGCCGGATATCGACTATCCGACGCTGACGATCCGCACGGAATACGAGGGGGCGGCTCCGGAGGTGGTGGAGAACCTGGTCACGCGCCCGCTCGAAGAAATGCTGAGCATTGTGGGCGGCCTGGTGGAAATCAGCAGCGTGTCCTCGCCGGGGCTTTCGGAGATCATCCTGGAGTTTACGTGGGGCACGGACATGAACGTTGCGCAGCAGGATGTTCGCGATCGGCTGGACCTGTTCGACGCCCCCCAGGAACTGACCGAGAAGCCGGTAATACTGCGGTATGATCCCACGCTGGACCCGGTAATGCAGGCCGCGATCACCACGCCACCGGGGACGGCTCCGGGCAGCGAGCGTGAGAAGCAGCTGCTGACCGAAATCCGCGATACGACGGAGCGCCACCTCAAGAGCGATCTTGAAGCGAAGGCGGGCATTGCGCAGGTGCTGGTGAAGGGCGGCCAGGAGGCGGAGGTGCAGGTACTGGTGGACCCGCAGCGCGCGAAGGGTCTGGGCCTGACGATGGAGATGATCGGGAACAGCCTTGCCCAGCAGAACATCAGCCGATCGAGCGGCATCTTGAAGGAGGGCAAGTCCGAATTCCTGGTGCGGACGTACAACGAATTCGAGACGGTGGACGAGATCCGGGAGGCGCTGGTGACGTCGGTGACGGGGAGCCCGGTCCGTCTGGGGGACATTGCGCAGGTATTCATGGGTACGAAGGATGTGGAGACGATCGTCCGGGTCAATGGCCGGGAGGCGGTGGGTCTCGAGATCTACAAGGAGGGGGACGCGAACACGGTTTACGTTTGCAATCTGGTCAAGGATCTGCTGGGGTTCGAGCGGGATCGCGGCATGATCGATCGGATCAAGGAGAAGATTCAGGAGCGCGCCCGCGAGGCGCAGTCCGCGCGCGGCGGCAAGCCGGCGCCGGTGCAGCTTGCGGACATCACGCTGTTGGACGAGCTTCCGAAGGGAATTGAGCTGGTGCTCATCAGCGATCAGTCCCGCTTTATCCAGGGATCGATCGACGAGGTCAAGCAGGCGACCATAGCGGGTGGCCTGCTTGCGCTTATGGTGCTTTTCGTGTTTCTGCGCGAGATGAAGAGCACGCTCATTATCGGGGTGGCGATCCCGATCTCGGTAATTGCGACGTTTATCCCGCTTTTCATGCGGGACATTTCGCTGAATATCATGTCGCTGGGCGGGCTTGCGCTTGGGGTGGGGATGCTTGTCGACAACTCGATTGTGGTGCTGGAGAGCATCTTTCGATGCCGCGAGGAGGGGGATGGGGTGGTCGACGCGGCGGAGCGCGGCACCCGGGAGGTTTCGAGCGCGGTTACGGCTTCCACGCTTACGACGGTGTGTGTGTTCATGCCGATCGCCTTTGTCGAGGGCATTGCCGGGCAGCTTTTTGGCGACATGGCGCTCACGGTGACGTTTTCCCTGCTCGCGTCCCTGCTGACGGCGCTTTATTTTATACCGCTGGTTGTGTCCCGGCGGGGATTGCAGGCGGGGCCGGGTGGCTCCCACGTTTTCTGGGCGCTTCGCGCGTACCACGCGCTGCGTGACGAAGGGCGGGGCCGGGTGGCCTCCGCCCTTGGGACTCCGGGCCGCGGCGCGGGATATGCGCTGGCCGCGCTGCGCCACCATACCCGGGAGAGCATGCGCCCGGCGGCGGGCCTGATCGGCCAGTGGCGGCGCGGCGCGGGCGGGAAGGCGCTTTGCGCGGTGGTGCTGCCGCTGGTGCTCCCGCTGATCCTCGTGTTGCTGGTTTGCCAGTTGCTGCTTTCGTTTCTTGCCGCGATAGGGATTACCTTTCTCTTCCTATGGGCCGCGTGCCTTCTTGCGGTGTTTCTGGGGGTTCGTACGGCGATGCGGCTGTTGCTTTGGGCTCCGCTGCGTGTATTCGATCTTGGGTACAATGGGCTGCGGGGGGCTTACGCGACGTTGCTCACCTTCGCCCTGCCGTTCAGCCCGGCCGTCATTCTCCTGGTGCTTGGCGTGGCGGTTCACGCCGGCTACACGGCCACGGAGCTCGGGGGGGAGCTGATTCCCCCGATGAAACAGGGCGAGTTCATGGTCCGGCTGGAGATGCGTGCGGGAACCCGTATTGAGGAGACGGAGTTGCGGGCCGCGCGTTTCGAGGAGATAATCCGGTCGAATCCGAATGTTGATCGTGTTACCGTGGAGGTGGGGGAAGAGCGGTCGCGCGGGGGGTCGGATCGGGGGGAGAACGTGGCTGAATTCACGGTGTTGCTGAAGGATCCCAAGCGGCTTGCGCTCGTGCAGGACGAAATCATCGAGACGCTCCGTGACGCGCTTCAACCGGGCCCGAACGAGGAGATCACGTTTCAGTTGCCGTCGTTGTTCAGTTTCAAGACGGCGATCGAGCTTCAGATCGTGGGCGACGACTTGCAGCAACTGCGCGCGATCGGGGAGGAGGCGCTGGCGCATGTGGCGCGGGTTCCGGGCGTAACGGACGCGGAGCTGAGCGTGAAGCCGGGGTATCCGGAGATCATCATCTCGCCGGATCGCCCGCTTCTTGCGGCGCGGGGGATGTCGACGGCGGAAGTGGCCGCCCGCGTGTATTCGGAGTTGCAGGGCGA
This Candidatus Hydrogenedentota bacterium DNA region includes the following protein-coding sequences:
- a CDS encoding efflux RND transporter permease subunit, with translation MSEQTTTPAQYRLAIRRPVTTAMLFLTLIVFGVRSYQQLPINLMPDIDYPTLTIRTEYEGAAPEVVENLVTRPLEEMLSIVGGLVEISSVSSPGLSEIILEFTWGTDMNVAQQDVRDRLDLFDAPQELTEKPVILRYDPTLDPVMQAAITTPPGTAPGSEREKQLLTEIRDTTERHLKSDLEAKAGIAQVLVKGGQEAEVQVLVDPQRAKGLGLTMEMIGNSLAQQNISRSSGILKEGKSEFLVRTYNEFETVDEIREALVTSVTGSPVRLGDIAQVFMGTKDVETIVRVNGREAVGLEIYKEGDANTVYVCNLVKDLLGFERDRGMIDRIKEKIQERAREAQSARGGKPAPVQLADITLLDELPKGIELVLISDQSRFIQGSIDEVKQATIAGGLLALMVLFVFLREMKSTLIIGVAIPISVIATFIPLFMRDISLNIMSLGGLALGVGMLVDNSIVVLESIFRCREEGDGVVDAAERGTREVSSAVTASTLTTVCVFMPIAFVEGIAGQLFGDMALTVTFSLLASLLTALYFIPLVVSRRGLQAGPGGSHVFWALRAYHALRDEGRGRVASALGTPGRGAGYALAALRHHTRESMRPAAGLIGQWRRGAGGKALCAVVLPLVLPLILVLLVCQLLLSFLAAIGITFLFLWAACLLAVFLGVRTAMRLLLWAPLRVFDLGYNGLRGAYATLLTFALPFSPAVILLVLGVAVHAGYTATELGGELIPPMKQGEFMVRLEMRAGTRIEETELRAARFEEIIRSNPNVDRVTVEVGEERSRGGSDRGENVAEFTVLLKDPKRLALVQDEIIETLRDALQPGPNEEITFQLPSLFSFKTAIELQIVGDDLQQLRAIGEEALAHVARVPGVTDAELSVKPGYPEIIISPDRPLLAARGMSTAEVAARVYSELQGDVPTRFSVAGEKIDIRVRSDKSFLGSRKELEWLNLQSAASPVPLASVTNIQIQEGPSEIRRVGQRRTVVITANIDGRDLAAVSRDILASVEPLPRPQGYFFELGGQNRELETSYASLKFALALAIFLVYVVMACQFESIWHPALVMFSVPLAFIGVIYALLWSGIDLSIMVFLGGIILAGIVVNNAIVLVDYINQLRRRGRTRAEAIVEASTVRLRPILMTTITTVLGLLPMVAASGEGAEMRRPMAMTVMSGLTSATLLTLIIIPMVYYLFGGRDPRPELEEAEEQ
- a CDS encoding efflux RND transporter periplasmic adaptor subunit — protein: MHKGRYCLCAAVLMLAGAGCNRSDGGKVNATQAAGPVRTASLVEASHPERRDISSYLEETGIVTAESQVEVLAKGTGHCLLVRVEEGDLVSDGDVLAELDKAEMEAQVRQSEVNLAQQRIVYERTEKGLSQGIFSRAERDNAQASYEQAKATLEMQRVQLSFLTIRAPISGVVTRRMLQEGMLVSTGMPVFNIVDPNSFILPINVAERYIPRLRVGQEARVRIDSVGDRRFLARVRRINPGVDPQTGTVKVVLEFERADHPYLRESAFARYSLVMETHENALVVPKDAIVEENAQRHVMVVRKAQAETGEAGAEGGGASGLEASRIAVETGLEDAFYTEILSGIGEDDLVITLGQQTVKDGEPIRAGNLEETLESRGALPAGALLDQAREDRRQIDAADSGGSRAETDAPDS
- a CDS encoding PKD domain-containing protein, with protein sequence MLAGCPWKGDNGLALILTPNVLDFGTDEDALTFQVHRNLTNSPAEPVVVSSSQPWIIPELCTENRDNCVGFGPVNRLFVPVRVDRNLMLLGVNRGEIIIRTGGAADQKLTVYAEDLLQVDFTASNRRPDVGQAVNFRDASEKTESAGDVVARLWDFGDGNTSTATDPVHVYATPGLYSVSLTVTTANAEETTRKAAWITVGNPAPTTNFEASRTNIIEGETVTFTNLSVPGAEPITRVVWDFGDGRTSEDLRPIHQYRTAGIYTVSLTVHTANSSQTVTKPNLIVVQRKVAPEARIAVNPSRPIALQQARFSDVSDPGSSPILQWFWDFGDGATSRQQNPAHTYETGGNYEVSLYVVTAHGSDTHTQTVTVVTVPPTASFEISDRTPFVFETVNFTNTSEPGSAPITGYIWEFGDSSAGSTEENPSHSYNIAGQLVVRLTVVTAHGSDTATETINVSFMPPRAEFSASRLDPNVGEPVQFTDQSIAPQSIPINQWLWNFGDPDSGAANMSNSRNPVHTYNAPGFYTVTLTVRTTAPSNNADTIVKTAYINVVQGPAPAFTFNVPNPAAPDVVQFNNMTLQGSEPISSYLWNFGDPNSPNNTSTAQNPTHRFTTAGTFTVTLTAITPAREVSTSQAVTVVFNPPVAGFSVQTNEDEPRENVLEDGALTTDQLQFLNETVPGTETDPALLSYAWNFGDGNSSTQRQPLHQYQNPGTYTVTLTVTTPTNSDTTTREIAVDVPPTPAFSALPRIAPVRSQVQFFDQSDDSNSEPILSRLWTFGDGVVSADENPTHRYLDPGLYNVSLTVEFDHAITGVRFSVTRTENAFIQVNN
- the rplU gene encoding 50S ribosomal protein L21 produces the protein MYAVVVTGGKQYKVAQGDRLRVEKLDTPVGESVELDNVCLLVNEDGIVAEPDALSGARVIAEVTGAGRRKKIRVFKKKRRKNYMRTYGHRQSFSEITIREIKA
- a CDS encoding aspartate dehydrogenase, whose protein sequence is MAKMKVGLVGCGNIGADICIALHKGTIPAEIAALHDVAPERAGVLLRTFQLNAKICSLDELAAEVDFIIECAVGGAVQAVLEAAMKHHKDCLIMSVGGLMAVPDVLEQARKSGIQVRIPSGALCGLDGIRAAMEGGLHMVTLTTRKPPEGLAGAPYLVENNIDIENLTEPKVVFEGNALEAVKAFPANVNVAGALSLIGIGPEETKVCVIADPNATRNSHEVDAEGAFGRLKTVTTNLPSPRNAKSSYLASLSASAELRAAAMAFTRQFSDS